aaaaaaaaaaacacaatctaaAAAATAAAGGGGCAGAAGTTAGGATAAGGTTTCCTTCGTCATAGACATTAAGAGATATCTTTTGAGCCTCTGTGTCTGTAGACAAGTACATGAGTGCTGTCAAATAAAGTATCTAcaagttattattaatatagcaTTAATCCAAATAGGCTAGTACTACTTATTACACTAAAGTAAAGCAGCATTTCAAATCTGATCAATTTTTCAAGCAGAAATGGTGTCTAGTATGCCAAAAGTACATACACTAAAGACTTTAATTGATAGCAGGGTAATTTCTAGttcaaacataaatattttcccTTCTCTAGTgaactctgtgactttgatGGATTTTGCAGCAAGAAACTTATCTTGTCATAATTTTAGAGGTTTTATTTTAACTtcagaaaacaaataaacatctagATTTATGCAAATGTGCTCTCATGTAACATGTTAAAAaggctatatatttatattatattgctgtttttttttttttctgaaaaagtaTTTTTCTAGTTCATGTAACATGTCTCCAGGCAGTCATTAACcttttttgtaaaaattctCATCTCATAGCTTGAAGCAGCCAGAGTTATTGCCTGGGCCTTTAGAAAGTGGGTTTTATGCCCCACTTTCTAATCATGTTTTAACCCCACATGTAATCATTCTAAGCAAATGGGCACTAGGCTGCCCTGCAAATGCGAAAAAACACATCAATAAATGAGCAATTAGCCCGTCAATATGCTGCAATCCCAATCTCAGCAGATACAGAGGAATTGGATTTCTGATTGGATTACAATACTTTCCGGTGTTTAGCTATTTTGTGTTACACTCATTTGATTTGCTTTGCTTCCGACCAAGAGTGATTGCATGATGGTGCAACACCGTATTGATCGTAGTTCATACCAGTGTGCCATTGGTACTTTGTTTACACACAGGTATACAAGTTTTGTCAAGAAGTGATCTGTCAAAGCATTAAGACTCAACTCAATAAACCATCTGCTTCTCTTTCAACTAACAACAAGGAATACGCTCACCAAGGAAATAATTAGTCTGAAAATAATGTGGAGGCTGAAAAAGAGAATACCTTAGCTTGGGGAATGTGGATGAAAGCAGACACTACAATAGAGGGTATTCATTAAGAGAGGCATAGCAGGTTAGAAATCCATCATTACCATTACAGTGTGTAAATTAGCTTTGAAACAGCAGAGCTGAGATGAAATGGAGATCTCTcttaaaatttacagtaaagctGTGTTTTAAGATAAAGGCTATGCTCTGTGATTGGACTACAGGGGAACAGTGTTTGTTTGAGTTAAATACCTAAAGGATTGGTTTCACTCTGTGATGCTCAGTAGTGCCCTGCTGTGTAAATATTCCTCTCCTTAACTACATCTGTCATCTCATCAGCACtcctccagtttagcattatGGATGAATTGAAAGCTCTCGCTTAAGTAACCTGTTCTTGATTCATAGTCTTCACGCTAATAATACAGTCATTGCTAGTAAATTTTGCATTAAGTTAAGTACATGTTGGGGAAAAATACATTACAATCCAGTTATGAGCTGGGTCTTACTGAGGTTGTAAATAATGGAAACTATGCTGAGCTGTTGTTTTTGAGCACAGTCACCCATACATTCTTAATAAAAAGCCCATTAAGAACTGCCTTATTACTGGTGTTAAATCATTAATTTCCAAAAGCAGCTTATCTTGGACAGCCATTCAAAAGGGTAATAATTAGCAGTTTCCTGGTGGCATTAATGAGGATGAGTCTTAGGAGAAACACTGGATTTTTGCATGGGATAAATTGAAGAATATTATGATGTGCTGTGTCGGAGGAATATAGAACATTTCATGCAATTAAATTCCTTTATAAACACTCATTCAATATTGTCTCCTCACTATTTTGAAGAGAAGTAttgaacattttattgaaaaaaaatgtttctagtCAAATACTTATGATAAAGATTGGAAGATAATGACAATGGAAGCTTTTGGGAATAAAATCCATCTTTTCCCAAAATGATTTTACCTGAATTtactgttttctgtgtgtgtgagatcagttTTATCCTGGATGTTGGGATTTTGAAATATCTAGTTTTACAAGGCTGTTGATAATCTTTATGTGCTACACCCACGTTTATGATTTAACCTACTCTTTTCTCTTACTTTGTATTTTCCAGACTAAGGTGCTACCTACCTGGGGCATCATGTACTTCTCAGTGGGATTGCATCTGCTATGGGCATTAGTGTTGAACTTTGGGCGTGGCACACTGGGGGGCATCCTGTACCGTGTGCGTGAAGAACAGCCGCCAAGCACCCTGATAGGCAGTCTAGCGGCTGATCAGGGCTTACCTGACTCTGGACATCTGTACAAGCTGGAGGTGGGCGCCCCTTACCTGCGGGTGGATGGCAAAACAGGGGAAATATTCACCACTGAGATCCCCATAGACAGAGAGACGCTGAAGGATTGTCGGATGAAAGGAAAGCCATGCTTTCTGGAGTTTGAGGTGTCTGTCACGGATCTCATCCAGAATCAAAGCCCCCGGCTGATTGAGGGACGGATTGAGGTGCTTGACATCAATGATAACACCCCACAGTTTCCCTCACCTGTCCTCACTCTATCTGTGCAGGAGAACACTCACATGGGAGCCACCTTCTCCATCCCACTGGCCACTGACAAAGATACAGAGCGTAACGGTGTAGCCGACTATACCCTCACTGCTGGACCAGAGGCTGTTGCACTCTTTGGCCTACAAGTGGCAGATGACAGGGGTGAGAAATTGCCTCAGCTCATTGTGATGGGAAACTTGGACAGGGAGTTGAAAGACTCCTATGACTTAACCATAAAAGTAGTGGATGGGGGAAGCCCACCTCGCTACAGTAGTGCCTTGCTAAGAGTCGTCGTCACTGATGCCAATGACAATGCACCTAAGTTTGAGAAATCGTCCTACGAAGCAGAGGTTTCAGAAAACAGTCCTGTTGGACACTCTGTATTACAGGTAAAAACCTATACTGTACTATTAATCTTTAGTTagcaagagaagaaaaaggagagTGGAAGATGTTTTAATGAGCACTGCTGTTTCAATCCGCCCCAACTGCCTCCAATTTTTACTTTGATGCTTTTTATAAACAGAGCATTGTATGGTTTGCTGAGTTCACCTTGCTTAATTGCTTGAAAATCTAGTATAAATTAACAGTTTTTTCTCCTAGAGCAACTTTATCCTTTTTAtatgctttttatttctttatgagTACAATTGCTGATGTAACAAGTTCTCgtcatcatttttttcagtgactttaaataatttacccaaacagtgaattatttttttaattactttacaCATGAGACTGTGGTGCTTCAAATCAAGTTTTAGGAATGCATCTGTTAAAGGACTGCTGCAGGACAAGAACATTTTTGTTAGTCTCCCAGATTTCtaagttttctgtttatttcatgtCTTGGAATATAGCCATTTTGCTATGACTTTAGAGTTTTAGATGAGAACATCAAGACATTTATTCTCAATAAACTCTGACTACTTTTGATTAATTATTTGATTACTGATGACTTATTTTTACACTTACAGGTCAAGGCCAATGACTCAGATCTAGGTCCAAATGGTGAAATTGAATACATCATTCATCAAGCCAGTGATCCAGTGCCAAAGCTGCTACAGATTGACCGTTCCACAGGCATCATATATGTAAAAGGCCCGTTGGATCGTGAGGAGATCAACAGCTTGAAGTTTCACGTTATTGCACGGGACAAAGGTCCCTCACCTAAAAGCTCAACAACATATGTTTCTGTTGAGGTAACTGACCAGAATGACAATGCACCAGCTGTGGAGATCCGTGGTATTGGTCTTAGGACCCATAGCGATGGGGTGGCAAACATCTCAGAGGACATGCCAGTGGGCACTGCGGTGGCACTGGTGCAAGTGTCAGATAAGGATGAGGGAGAAAATGCTGTGGTGACCTGTGTGGTAGCAGGAGATGTTCCATTCCAGCTTCGACCAGCTGGCGATTCCTCTATTGATAACAAGAAGAAATACTTTCTGCAGACCACCACACCTCTGGACTTTGAGCGAGTCAGGGACTACCGGGTGGAGATAGTAGCTGTGGACTCAGGCAACCCAGCTCTGTCCAGCACCAACTCCCTGAAAGTCCAAGTGACTGATATTAATGACAATTCTCCCATATTCTCACCCCCGGTGTTTGAAATAGAGTTTGCTGAAGAGAACCAGCCTGGAGAGAAGGTTCTCGATGTCATTGCCGTGGATGCAGACAGTGGCACAAACGCAGAACTCATCTACAGCATTGTTGCAGACTCCTCAACAAGGGGGCTCTTTGAGATTGACCCTAGCACAGGTGAAGTACGAGCAAGGAGCCCACTTGACCGTGAGCACAAAGAACGTTATGAGTTCCGGGTTACTGCTGCCGACAAAGGTGTTCCTAGCCACAGGGGTACTGCTACTGTTGTTATCAAAGTACTGGATAGGAATGATAATGATCCCAAGTTTATGCTTAGCAGCTACAGTTTCTCTGTCCTCGAGAACATGCCGCCACTCAGCCCGGTCGGCATGGTGACTGTATTAGATATGGATAAGGGAGAAAATTCCCAAGTGCAGCTCTCTGTCGAACCAGATGTTGGAAAGTTTGTAGTACAGAATGGCACAGGAACAATCCTGTCAAGTATATCATTTGACCGGGAGAAAGAAAGCAGCTACAGTTTCCGACTCAAAGCAGTAGATGGAGGAGAACCCCCTAGATCATCTTATGTTGGTGTGACCATCAATGTACTCGATGAGAATGACAATGCACCTGTTATCACCAAACCTTCCAATTCTTCTTTCACACGTCTGTCTCCCCTGGCTGCACCTGATAGCGTCGTCGAGGTGGTAGAGGCAGAAGACATGGACTCTGGCTCCAATGCTGAGCTGGTCTATAATATTGCTGGGGGGAACCCCCATGAGCTCTTCTATATATCTCCGTCTGATGGAGAGATCAAACTTACCAAGGAACTCACTCGGAAACATGGAGGTCTGCATCGATTGGTCGTTAAAGTGAGTGATAGGGGTAAGCCTTCTCGCCATGCCATTGCCTTGGTGCACATTTATGTCAATGAGACCATTTCCAATGTCAGCCTGGTGGAGGGTCTAGTGGGACATAGCTTATACACTCCACTGGACACCGACATTGCGGGTGACCCTGACTATGGTCTAGCTGCTCAGAGAAGCAACATTCTCTATGGTAGTTTGGCTGGTGTGGCAGGAGTTGTCATGGTGATCATAGTGGTAGTCTTCATCAGACATCGCCTCCAAAGAGAAACCAAGAGCGGCTATCAAGCGGGCAAAAAGGAGACCAAGGACTTGTATGCACCCAAACAAGGACCAAAGAGCATTAAGggtaaaaaaggaagaaagggaaAGCCTCCAAAATCACCCAAACCTCTTGGAGAAGATGAAGAGGTCAGCCTCCAAAAGAGTCTGAAGTTCAACATTGATGGGGTTAACGACAGCCCTCGGATCCACCTGCCCTTGACCTACCCGCCTGGCAGCCCTGACTTGGGCAGGCATTACCGTTCAAATTCACCCTTGCCCTCCATTCAGCTTCAGGCCCAGTCTCCATCTGCTTCCCAAAAGCATCAGGCTGTCCAGGAGCTCCCTGCCACCAATACCTTTGTGGGAACAGAACGAGATGACAACTCTACTGGTTCTGACCAGTATTCGGATTACAGCTACAAGACCAATCAGCCAAAATACAGCACAAAATCGGTGAgtgtttacaaactgaattatCTGAagatattgtgttttttttattttcaaaataagtCCCACCGATGAATTTACTTTGGTAGACTTTAGTAGATGTTTCAGTAAGCTGCTAAATAATTGGCATGCTATTTATTTCTATTCTTTCCTTTACGTATTTCACACAATTGCAGCTAGTATGTTAGAATAATGCATTTAACAGTCAGGTTTTATAGCACAGGGAAATAGAGGCATAGGTGGTTCTTGCCTAGTGACTGTCTTtagcttttttctttatgtttatGGTGCTCCAAAAATAGCTTTAGGTATTGCTCAGTCGGTGGTAAACTGTCATATACCAGTGACAGTTTGCTTTagtcatttgtttaaaatatcagATAAACTTCAGTGCAAATATGCCAGCATTGTTTGCTAATTTGGCTAGCTGAATTTGACAGAGAGAC
This is a stretch of genomic DNA from Pangasianodon hypophthalmus isolate fPanHyp1 chromosome 17, fPanHyp1.pri, whole genome shotgun sequence. It encodes these proteins:
- the pcdh1a gene encoding protocadherin-1: MYFSVGLHLLWALVLNFGRGTLGGILYRVREEQPPSTLIGSLAADQGLPDSGHLYKLEVGAPYLRVDGKTGEIFTTEIPIDRETLKDCRMKGKPCFLEFEVSVTDLIQNQSPRLIEGRIEVLDINDNTPQFPSPVLTLSVQENTHMGATFSIPLATDKDTERNGVADYTLTAGPEAVALFGLQVADDRGEKLPQLIVMGNLDRELKDSYDLTIKVVDGGSPPRYSSALLRVVVTDANDNAPKFEKSSYEAEVSENSPVGHSVLQVKANDSDLGPNGEIEYIIHQASDPVPKLLQIDRSTGIIYVKGPLDREEINSLKFHVIARDKGPSPKSSTTYVSVEVTDQNDNAPAVEIRGIGLRTHSDGVANISEDMPVGTAVALVQVSDKDEGENAVVTCVVAGDVPFQLRPAGDSSIDNKKKYFLQTTTPLDFERVRDYRVEIVAVDSGNPALSSTNSLKVQVTDINDNSPIFSPPVFEIEFAEENQPGEKVLDVIAVDADSGTNAELIYSIVADSSTRGLFEIDPSTGEVRARSPLDREHKERYEFRVTAADKGVPSHRGTATVVIKVLDRNDNDPKFMLSSYSFSVLENMPPLSPVGMVTVLDMDKGENSQVQLSVEPDVGKFVVQNGTGTILSSISFDREKESSYSFRLKAVDGGEPPRSSYVGVTINVLDENDNAPVITKPSNSSFTRLSPLAAPDSVVEVVEAEDMDSGSNAELVYNIAGGNPHELFYISPSDGEIKLTKELTRKHGGLHRLVVKVSDRGKPSRHAIALVHIYVNETISNVSLVEGLVGHSLYTPLDTDIAGDPDYGLAAQRSNILYGSLAGVAGVVMVIIVVVFIRHRLQRETKSGYQAGKKETKDLYAPKQGPKSIKGKKGRKGKPPKSPKPLGEDEEVSLQKSLKFNIDGVNDSPRIHLPLTYPPGSPDLGRHYRSNSPLPSIQLQAQSPSASQKHQAVQELPATNTFVGTERDDNSTGSDQYSDYSYKTNQPKYSTKSLPHRRVTFSTANPVQDAQDSSQQSYYDSGLEESETPSSKSSSGPRLGPLALPEEHYERTTPDGSIGEMEHPENDVRSLPDVAMTGTCSQECSELGHSDACWMPGQPSPARKARTLPKLSTFVPYQERGGTLGRLANGEPRPRLPPSRSAYAPSDHAPSDHVPMEEVPLSVTSEFPPTSPTSNHAPKREIYL